In a genomic window of [Empedobacter] haloabium:
- the ttcA gene encoding tRNA 2-thiocytidine(32) synthetase TtcA: MNAVIDTPLNDKTAEKVAYENNKLHKRLCRLVGQAIGDFNMIEDGDKVMVCLSGGKDSYALLDILMTLRERAPIHFDIVAVNLDQKQPNFPAHILPAYLTELGVAFHIENQDTYSIVKRLVPEGKTTCSLCSRLRRGILYRVADELGANKIALGHHRDDILETFFLNMFFGGKLKGMPAKLVSDDGKHMVIRPLAYVKEEDTERYAQVKGFPIIPCDLCGSQENLQRKQIKAMLREWEKKHPGRVESVFSSLSTVIPSHLMDRNLFGFTDLKTDGVPNPLGDIAFDEEPCSTPATVPGIIPLQQQ, encoded by the coding sequence ATGAACGCCGTCATCGATACGCCGCTGAACGACAAAACCGCCGAGAAGGTCGCCTACGAGAACAACAAGCTGCACAAGCGCCTGTGCCGCCTGGTGGGCCAGGCCATCGGCGACTTCAACATGATCGAGGACGGCGACAAGGTGATGGTCTGCCTGTCCGGCGGCAAGGACAGCTACGCCCTGCTCGACATCCTGATGACCCTGCGCGAGCGCGCGCCGATCCACTTCGACATCGTCGCCGTCAACCTGGACCAGAAGCAGCCGAACTTCCCGGCCCATATCCTGCCGGCCTACCTGACGGAACTGGGCGTGGCATTCCACATCGAGAACCAGGACACCTACAGCATCGTCAAGCGCCTGGTCCCGGAAGGGAAGACCACGTGCTCGCTGTGCTCGCGCCTGCGCCGCGGCATCCTGTACCGCGTGGCGGACGAACTGGGCGCGAACAAGATCGCGCTGGGCCATCACCGCGACGATATCCTCGAGACCTTCTTCCTGAATATGTTCTTCGGCGGGAAGCTGAAGGGCATGCCGGCCAAGCTGGTCTCGGACGACGGCAAGCACATGGTGATCCGGCCGCTGGCCTACGTGAAGGAAGAGGACACCGAGCGCTACGCGCAGGTCAAAGGCTTCCCGATCATCCCGTGCGACCTGTGCGGCTCGCAGGAGAACCTGCAGCGCAAGCAGATCAAGGCCATGCTGCGCGAGTGGGAGAAAAAGCATCCGGGCCGGGTCGAGAGCGTGTTCTCGTCGCTGTCCACCGTGATCCCGTCGCACCTGATGGACCGCAACCTGTTCGGCTTCACCGACCTGAAGACCGATGGCGTGCCCAACCCGCTGGGCGACATCGCCTTCGACGAGGAGCCGTGCAGCACGCCGGCGACCGTGCCGGGCATCATCCCGCTGCAGCAGCAATAA
- a CDS encoding M14 family metallopeptidase, translated as MIRTALALALLSAVPLTHAAPDLTTVAERSGYEATGRYDEVVKLCADFQKAYPKAVRCFEFGRTPEGRPMLALAVSKSGALTAQQAKKLNVPVLLVQGGIHAGEIDGKDAGFLALRHALDGKAASGTLDKQVLLFVPVFNVDGHERFGKWNRPNQRGPVEMGWRVTAQNYNLNRDYVKADAPEMQAMLALVNAWDPLAYIDLHVTNGAKFQPDVSIQVEPVHGGDEALKVAGTALRENVMADLRKQGSDPKHFYISFAKTDDPQSGFVDEMSTPRFSTGYFPLRNRFAMLVETHSWKDYPTRVKITYNTIVSVLDQVARHGAEWRKLALAADGRAAALAGREFPLSYRTTDKTRTIDFAGYEYTRTPSDVSGGVWTKYDETKPQLWRVPLRDEVVPDRLVTAPAGGYLVPAAQAAMVATKLRQHGVTFKVLGSAPGKVDVEAFRADATKLTPQSVEGHQMMALEGSWKPEAREIGKGALFVPIAQPKARLVMTMLEPQGADSLAAWGLFNVSFERKEYMEEYVAEEVAREQLQDPQVAAAFQARLDSDPAFAKSPRARLEFFARRHASWDERFNLYPVLRTARVF; from the coding sequence ATGATTCGTACCGCCCTCGCGCTAGCCTTGCTGTCCGCCGTCCCCCTGACCCACGCCGCACCCGATCTCACCACCGTGGCCGAACGCTCCGGCTACGAAGCCACCGGGCGTTACGACGAGGTGGTCAAGCTGTGCGCCGATTTCCAGAAGGCGTATCCGAAGGCGGTGCGCTGCTTCGAGTTCGGCCGCACGCCGGAAGGGCGGCCGATGCTGGCGCTGGCGGTGTCGAAAAGCGGCGCGCTGACGGCGCAGCAGGCGAAGAAGCTGAACGTGCCGGTGCTGCTGGTGCAAGGCGGCATCCATGCCGGCGAGATCGACGGCAAGGATGCCGGCTTCCTGGCGCTGCGCCACGCGCTGGACGGCAAGGCGGCCAGCGGCACGCTGGACAAGCAGGTGCTGCTGTTCGTCCCTGTCTTCAACGTCGATGGGCACGAGCGCTTCGGCAAGTGGAACCGCCCGAACCAGCGCGGCCCCGTCGAGATGGGCTGGCGCGTCACGGCGCAGAACTACAACCTCAATCGCGACTACGTGAAGGCGGACGCGCCCGAGATGCAGGCCATGCTGGCGCTGGTGAACGCATGGGACCCGCTGGCCTATATCGACTTGCACGTGACCAACGGCGCAAAGTTCCAGCCGGACGTGTCGATCCAGGTGGAACCGGTGCATGGCGGCGACGAGGCGCTGAAGGTGGCCGGCACGGCACTGCGCGAGAACGTCATGGCCGACCTGCGCAAGCAAGGCTCCGACCCGAAGCACTTCTACATCTCGTTCGCCAAGACCGACGATCCGCAGTCCGGCTTCGTCGACGAGATGTCGACGCCGCGCTTCTCGACCGGCTACTTCCCGCTGCGTAACCGCTTCGCGATGCTGGTCGAGACGCACTCGTGGAAGGATTACCCGACGCGCGTGAAGATCACCTACAACACCATCGTGTCGGTGCTGGACCAGGTGGCGCGGCACGGTGCCGAATGGCGCAAGCTGGCGCTGGCGGCGGATGGCCGCGCGGCCGCGCTGGCCGGCCGCGAATTCCCGCTCAGCTACCGCACCACCGACAAGACGCGGACGATCGATTTCGCCGGTTACGAATACACCCGCACGCCTTCCGACGTGTCCGGCGGCGTCTGGACGAAGTACGACGAGACCAAGCCGCAGCTGTGGCGTGTGCCGCTGCGCGACGAGGTGGTGCCGGACCGCCTCGTCACGGCGCCAGCGGGCGGCTACCTGGTGCCCGCCGCGCAGGCGGCCATGGTGGCGACCAAGCTGCGCCAGCATGGCGTGACGTTCAAGGTGCTGGGCAGCGCGCCCGGCAAGGTCGATGTCGAGGCCTTCCGGGCCGACGCCACGAAGCTCACGCCGCAATCGGTCGAGGGTCACCAGATGATGGCGCTGGAAGGCAGCTGGAAGCCGGAGGCGCGCGAGATCGGCAAGGGCGCGCTGTTCGTGCCCATCGCGCAGCCGAAGGCACGCCTGGTGATGACGATGCTGGAACCGCAGGGCGCCGACTCGCTGGCCGCGTGGGGCCTGTTCAACGTTTCGTTCGAGCGCAAGGAATACATGGAGGAGTATGTCGCCGAGGAGGTGGCGCGCGAGCAGCTGCAAGACCCGCAGGTGGCCGCCGCGTTCCAGGCAAGGCTGGACAGCGATCCGGCATTTGCGAAGAGCCCGCGCGCCCGGCTGGAGTTCTTCGCCCGCCGCCATGCTTCGTGGGACGAGCGCTTCAATCTGTATCCGGTGCTGCGGACGGCGCGGGTGTTCTGA
- a CDS encoding M48 family metallopeptidase, giving the protein MIDTITKQPTAGLIGQLAQPSAAYKRSARLAVAGLLGFVLGYFTLAAFFLWNAWRLGHTALHADDAGRLWLLVGCNVFFGLFMLKSLFFVRQAMPAGLTEVTAKEMPRLFAFLHELADAAGAPRAHRVFLSNRVNAAVFYDISLLNLLLPSRKNLEIGLPLVNALPLGELRAVLAHEFGHFAQRSMAVGRWVYVAQQVAGHLVAQRDKFDSLLDWMARIDVRLRIFAWVLQLVVWSIRSLVEMAFRVVLLMQSALSREMELQADLVAVALTGSDALVHALHRLHAADDAWQRALQFAHNEAAQGCAVADVYAVQSLITRRMAAILDDDAYGRVPPVPAEAPARHRVFREQLGHPPRMWQSHPLNHEREENAKRHYVAAAIDGASAWSLFEQPAVLRERMSAALVGHPQPPLAPVPLPDTLQKVARLYRREQFNRRYCGIYFGRDIARHAACAADLRQPVPADVAYGATLYPATLRDDVRQLRALREEREQLQALVVGRTTARDGRVRLRGENCARRELPAALARTTRELEEVEERLRAHDLRCRGWHQAMARQLGGGWQEYLDGLLAVLHYAEHAAADVADAHGAAMNVVAVETAARRIGSDAILRVVTSANGLHRVLELVYRTASHLALDARLCRRLGAEEGCRELLGEFLLPPAQPDNLGSWLPAVGHWVEHTLNRLSALRSAALEQLLVAEALVARHARRGTVPQPAPAPTTVPAGYATLPPGAERPRRDKLDLWTRFLRADGWLPGGARLLVAASIVAVTLFAGLEQGTSTAPQGNRTDALNAAGSVVLVK; this is encoded by the coding sequence CCCGGTTAGCCGTGGCGGGCCTGCTGGGCTTCGTGCTGGGCTATTTCACGCTGGCCGCCTTTTTCCTGTGGAACGCGTGGCGCCTTGGCCATACCGCGCTGCATGCCGACGATGCCGGCCGCCTGTGGCTGCTGGTCGGCTGTAACGTCTTCTTCGGCCTGTTCATGCTGAAGTCGCTTTTCTTCGTCCGCCAGGCCATGCCTGCGGGGCTGACGGAGGTCACGGCGAAGGAAATGCCGCGCCTGTTCGCCTTCCTGCACGAGCTGGCCGATGCGGCCGGGGCGCCGCGCGCGCATCGTGTGTTCCTGTCGAACCGGGTCAACGCGGCGGTGTTCTACGACATCTCGCTGCTCAATTTGCTACTGCCCTCCAGGAAGAACCTGGAGATCGGCCTGCCCCTGGTGAACGCGCTGCCGCTGGGCGAGCTGCGCGCCGTGCTGGCGCACGAGTTCGGCCACTTCGCGCAGCGGTCGATGGCCGTGGGGCGCTGGGTCTATGTGGCGCAGCAGGTCGCCGGCCATCTGGTGGCGCAGCGCGACAAGTTCGACAGCCTGCTCGACTGGATGGCCCGCATCGATGTCCGCTTGCGCATTTTCGCCTGGGTGCTGCAACTGGTGGTCTGGTCGATCCGTTCGCTGGTCGAGATGGCGTTCCGCGTCGTGCTGCTGATGCAAAGCGCGTTGTCGCGCGAGATGGAGTTGCAAGCCGATCTCGTCGCGGTAGCGCTAACCGGCAGCGATGCGTTGGTCCACGCGCTGCACCGGCTGCACGCGGCCGACGATGCATGGCAGCGCGCGCTGCAGTTCGCCCACAACGAGGCGGCACAGGGCTGCGCCGTGGCAGACGTGTACGCGGTGCAGAGCCTGATCACCCGCCGCATGGCGGCGATTCTTGACGACGATGCCTACGGCCGCGTGCCACCGGTGCCGGCCGAGGCGCCGGCGCGGCACCGCGTGTTTCGCGAGCAGTTGGGCCATCCGCCCAGGATGTGGCAAAGCCATCCGCTCAATCACGAGCGTGAGGAGAACGCCAAGCGCCACTACGTCGCTGCCGCCATCGACGGCGCCAGTGCCTGGTCGCTGTTCGAGCAGCCGGCCGTCCTGCGCGAGCGCATGAGCGCTGCGCTGGTCGGCCACCCGCAGCCGCCGCTGGCGCCAGTGCCGCTGCCGGACACGCTGCAGAAGGTCGCGCGGCTGTATCGCCGCGAGCAGTTCAACCGTCGCTATTGCGGGATTTACTTCGGCCGCGACATCGCGCGCCACGCGGCCTGCGCGGCCGACCTGCGCCAGCCGGTGCCGGCCGATGTCGCCTACGGCGCCACCCTGTATCCCGCGACGCTGCGCGACGACGTGCGCCAGCTGCGTGCGTTGCGCGAAGAACGCGAGCAGTTGCAGGCGCTGGTCGTCGGCCGGACGACGGCGCGCGACGGGCGCGTGCGCCTGCGCGGGGAAAATTGCGCGCGGCGCGAGCTGCCGGCGGCGCTGGCGCGCACCACGCGCGAGCTGGAGGAAGTGGAAGAGCGCCTGCGCGCGCACGACCTGCGCTGCCGCGGCTGGCACCAGGCGATGGCGCGCCAGTTGGGCGGCGGCTGGCAGGAATACCTGGACGGCCTGCTGGCCGTGCTGCATTACGCCGAGCACGCCGCTGCCGACGTCGCCGACGCGCACGGCGCAGCGATGAACGTCGTCGCTGTCGAGACGGCCGCGCGGCGCATTGGCAGCGACGCCATCCTCCGCGTCGTCACGTCGGCCAACGGCCTGCATCGTGTGCTGGAGCTGGTCTACCGGACAGCCAGCCACCTGGCGCTCGACGCCAGGCTGTGCCGGCGGCTCGGCGCCGAGGAAGGCTGTCGCGAGCTGCTGGGCGAATTCCTGCTGCCGCCAGCGCAGCCCGACAACCTGGGCAGCTGGCTGCCGGCGGTCGGGCACTGGGTCGAACATACGCTGAACCGGCTGTCGGCGTTGCGCTCGGCGGCGCTCGAACAGTTGCTGGTGGCGGAAGCGCTGGTCGCGCGGCACGCCCGCCGCGGCACGGTGCCGCAACCCGCGCCGGCGCCCACGACCGTCCCGGCCGGGTATGCGACGCTGCCGCCGGGCGCCGAGCGGCCGCGCCGGGACAAGCTCGACCTGTGGACCCGCTTCCTGCGCGCCGATGGCTGGCTGCCGGGCGGCGCGCGGCTGCTGGTTGCCGCCAGCATTGTCGCCGTCACCCTGTTCGCGGGACTGGAGCAGGGCACGTCCACGGCGCCGCAGGGGAACAGGACCGACGCGCTCAATGCGGCCGGCAGCGTGGTGCTGGTGAAATAA